The following nucleotide sequence is from Flavobacterium sp. N1736.
GCCATTTTTTAATTGTGAGTTGTGAATTGTGAATTGTGAATTTTTTATGCTGTAAATGATAATTGTACGCAAAGACGCGAAGTTGCAAAGAATTGAATCAAACTTTGCGACTTCGCGTCTTGCGAGATTAGGATATGTGGTATTTAAAATTCCTTAGTTTAAGAAACTTCTGAGATAATATTATTTTTGAAATGAAACAGTACTTCCGGATGCATTCACATCAATTGTAACTGTGCTTCCCATAATTAAAGCTCTGTTGTCCTGAATATGTCCGGCAGGAAAATTAAAAATTACAGGAATATTGTATTTTTTGGTAACATCATCAACAATTTCAACTGCATTTTTTCCCCAAGGCACCTCATTATCTTTCATTTTCGTCATGGCACCAACCACAATTCCTTTTAAGTTTTCGATGCATCCGTTTCGACGCAAATTCATCATCATACGATCAATATGATATAAATATTCGTCTAAATCTTCGATAAATAAAATTTTATCCTTGCAGTCTATCGCTGATTGTGAACCTAATAAACTGTATAAAATAGATAGATTTCCACCAACTAATTCGCCTGTTGCAGTTCCAAAACGATTCATTTTATCCGGACCAACAGTATATGAAAGAGGTTCGCCAAACAAACTCGATTTCATAGAACTAATAGCCGCCGGAGTTGCACGCGGAATCGTTACCGGCATTACACCATGAATCGATTTATAACCCATTGTATTTAAATGATTGTGCAAAACAGTAACGTCGCTAAAACCAATAATCCATTTTGGATGTTGTTTGAATTTGGTAAAATCTAAAAGATCAATCATTCTAACGGTTCCGTAACCACCTCGAACACACCAAATTGCTTTAATATTAGGGTTGTCTAATTGTTTCTGAAAATCGGCAGCGCGTTGTTCGTCTGTTCCTGCCAATTGATTAAAATCAAGTCCAATTGTAGTTCCAACAACGGCTTCTAAACCCCAACTGTGCAATAAATCGATTGTTGGTTTTAGATTATCATCGATGTTTTTTCTGGCAGTTGCCAAAATTGCTACGGTATCTCCTTTTTGTAAATAAGGTGGTGTTATCATGTTTTGTTGGGATTGACAGGTGAATGATTGAAAAGCAAAAATAAGAAATACGAATTTATAGCAAGCAAAGTGTTTCTTCATGTGACGGAAATTTTTCGTTTTCATATTTTTTCTTTTGCTTAAAATTATAAATTATTTTTTAAAGTTCTGGATTGAATATTAACCACCGTAATTTTTTTGTAATTCTTCTAAAAGTATCAATAATCCTTTATCAGCTTCTTCAGACTGTACATTGGCAAACAGAATAAAAGCTTTGTTTATTGTGGGACAAATATACACTTTGGTTAAAAAAGTTCCCGGACTTCCGGTATGAAAAGAATATCTCAAATTATTTTTCTCTTTAATTTCAGATTCCCATCCAAATGAATATTCAGGCAAACTATAATGCATTTTATTAAAATCATCAGCACTCAATATTTTTGATTTTCCTAATAAACCCTGCAATTGCATTTGTGTAAATTTACAATAATCAGGCAAATTAACATTTATATTTCCTGCTGACGAAAGCCAATTAAGCTTATAATTCAACGCAGGTTTTTCGGCCTCTAAATTTTCATTATGTCCCCAGGGCTCATTTATATTTTTTACATTAGGCTGCCCAAAATCAAAATCGATTTGTAGACTTTTGCCTAATTCGTTTACTAAAGCTTCATAGGTTTTTCCGGTAGCTTTTTCAAGCATAAGTCCGGCGGCAACATAACTTGGATTTGACCAATAAACATCTTGTTTTTTTACAGGTATTTTTTGCTGAAAAAACCACTTTATGAACTCATAACGCTGTTGCTGATCGTTTCCTTTAATTTCGTCTTTTGTTGGAGTTTCATTGCCATAAGACCAAATACTAAGTTTAGCCCTAAAAGTTATAAAATCCTGTAAAGTAAAATTGTAGGTTTCGGGATTGCTTTTTGATTTTAGTTCCGGATATAAATCAAAGAATTTAGTATTCCATTTTATCTTTCCTTGCTTAACCAAAACCGTTGCCAAATAGCTTGTAATAGTTTTTGTTATAGATCCTAAACGAAATCTGTCATTAAGATTGGCTTTAAAATTGGTGTTAATTCGTTGATTGCCTATAACCTGAATTTCAAAAATGGAATCTGACGAAATAACAGCATAAGCCAACTCAGGAATATGATGTTTTACCAAGATAGTTTCTGCAAATGCACTATTTTTTTGGCTGTAAAAACTAATTGAAAAGATAAATAATACTACGGAAAAAAGGATTTTTTTCATTTTTTGATTCGGGAAATTGAGTCAGCAAGTTACAAGACAATTTGAAATAAAAAAAGTTAAACGAAAATTATAATACGTATAAATTTCTTACAAATAAATTAATGCTTTACTTTAGAGCTTTATTCAATCAAAGTATATGTACACGCCAAAATTAAAGTTCTGTTTAGTATTCCTTTTTTTAGGTTTAATTGTTCACGCTCAATCTAAAAAATACACGATTCATACGGTAGCTTTTTATAATTTCGAAAATCTTTTCGATACTATAAATGATCCAACAACGCACGATGATGAATGGACGCCAAAGGGAATTCAAAACTGGACGCATGAAAAATACCAGCAAAAATTACAAAACCTTTCCAGAGTTTTATCTGATATTGGAACGCCGGAAAATCTAAATGCACCAACATTAATTGGCGGATCTGAAATTGAAAACAGAGGTGTTCTCGAAGATTTAATCAAACAATCTAAAATAGCGAATTACGATTACGGAATTATTCATTTTGATTCGCCGGATAAACGCGGAATCGATGTGGCATTATTGTATCAGAAGAAATATTTTAAACCTGCGACATATTCAAACATACCTTTATATATCTACAAAAATAAAGAGGTTTTAAAAGAGGAAAAAAAGGAGGAAACTGACAATGAAGAAGCACAAATAATACCTCAGAATAACCGAATCTTTACTAGAGATCAGCTTTTGGTAACCGGATTTTTAGAAGGGGAAGAAATCAGTATTATTGTCAATCACTGGCCTTCGCGATCGGGCGGAGAAAAAGCTTCGAGTAAATTTCGTGAAGAAGCCGGAAAACTCAATCGAAAAATCATCGATTCGCTGCAGCGTATAAATCCAAATGCAAAAGTGATTACACTTGGAGATTTTAATGACGGGCCTT
It contains:
- a CDS encoding S66 peptidase family protein, whose protein sequence is MITPPYLQKGDTVAILATARKNIDDNLKPTIDLLHSWGLEAVVGTTIGLDFNQLAGTDEQRAADFQKQLDNPNIKAIWCVRGGYGTVRMIDLLDFTKFKQHPKWIIGFSDVTVLHNHLNTMGYKSIHGVMPVTIPRATPAAISSMKSSLFGEPLSYTVGPDKMNRFGTATGELVGGNLSILYSLLGSQSAIDCKDKILFIEDLDEYLYHIDRMMMNLRRNGCIENLKGIVVGAMTKMKDNEVPWGKNAVEIVDDVTKKYNIPVIFNFPAGHIQDNRALIMGSTVTIDVNASGSTVSFQK
- a CDS encoding endonuclease/exonuclease/phosphatase family protein translates to MYTPKLKFCLVFLFLGLIVHAQSKKYTIHTVAFYNFENLFDTINDPTTHDDEWTPKGIQNWTHEKYQQKLQNLSRVLSDIGTPENLNAPTLIGGSEIENRGVLEDLIKQSKIANYDYGIIHFDSPDKRGIDVALLYQKKYFKPATYSNIPLYIYKNKEVLKEEKKEETDNEEAQIIPQNNRIFTRDQLLVTGFLEGEEISIIVNHWPSRSGGEKASSKFREEAGKLNRKIIDSLQRINPNAKVITLGDFNDGPYNKSIKEALGAKAKRAEVPEFGVFNPFEEMFYKGMGTLAFRDSWDIFDQIIITESLIKPDFESFKFWKAGIFNRSYLIQTSGKYKGYPLRHTLTEVGFSDHFPVYIYLIKEKK
- a CDS encoding serine hydrolase domain-containing protein — protein: MKKILFSVVLFIFSISFYSQKNSAFAETILVKHHIPELAYAVISSDSIFEIQVIGNQRINTNFKANLNDRFRLGSITKTITSYLATVLVKQGKIKWNTKFFDLYPELKSKSNPETYNFTLQDFITFRAKLSIWSYGNETPTKDEIKGNDQQQRYEFIKWFFQQKIPVKKQDVYWSNPSYVAAGLMLEKATGKTYEALVNELGKSLQIDFDFGQPNVKNINEPWGHNENLEAEKPALNYKLNWLSSAGNINVNLPDYCKFTQMQLQGLLGKSKILSADDFNKMHYSLPEYSFGWESEIKEKNNLRYSFHTGSPGTFLTKVYICPTINKAFILFANVQSEEADKGLLILLEELQKNYGG